In a single window of the Stigmatopora nigra isolate UIUO_SnigA chromosome 7, RoL_Snig_1.1, whole genome shotgun sequence genome:
- the syngap1b gene encoding synaptic Ras GTPase activating protein 1b isoform X5 — protein sequence MSYVPIQDARCAIAPPSYHQHRHQQQQQRFQRQFPGFPPAYERLPYGRPLPYEPPSDERWNARLRVSPAEPQPMLDQEEIHPLLMRERRSESQRNKLLRRTVSVPVEGRPHLDVQDQRPRRKSIATGKQPSMDVPPNVPIQPFRQSSFLSRRLKGSIKRAKSQPKLDRSSSFRQMILPRFRSADQDRTRLMQSFRESHSHESLLSPSGAAEALDLTLDEDAVIKPVHSSILGQEYCFEVTTGSGTKCFACRSAAERDKWIENLQRAVKPNKDNSRRVDNVLKLWIIEARELPAKKRYYCELCLDDMLYARTTSKPRTDTVFWGEHFEFNNLPAVRNLRLHLYKETDKKRRKEKSTYLGLVIIPISSVTGRQFVEQWYPVIQPSVLSKGAGVGVKIINASLRLKSRFQTMNILPMELYKEFAEYVTNNYRTLCAVLEPVLSVKSKEEVACALVHILQSTGKAKDFLSDMAMCEVDRFVDREHLIFRENTLATKAIEEYLKLIGHKYLKDAIGWSIAGLGPLGLEPAGLNPFCCRCPAGEFIRALYESEENCEVDPARTPPSVLADHQANLRMCCELALCKILNSQCVFPRELKEVFASWRARCGERGREDIAERLISGSLFLRFLCPAIMSPSLFNLTQEYPDEQTSRTLTLIAKVLQNLANFCKFGLKEDHMCFMNEFVELEWGSVQHFLYDVSNADGAGNAGAFEGYVDLGRELSVLHGLLWEAVSQLGKDAMVKLGPLPRLLNDISVALRNPHLQRQPSHRAGERPSFERPSFERPSFERPSFERAPSSDLRNLVARDLNSSMDTSRLPSPTSTGGLMAPRSQSSFQERFLRREASKEAYYASRPPLARSSPAYCTSSSDITEPDGKNPLFHLATAAAAADGPRQRPRPQQRQSTQSQRAQPPAPLLLTPEPAGYVQQFAHGGFSRSEDLSTLRGRDGRDGRGGHLGQPAIIHSHSYSDDFARRQMSVHAQDHQTTGLTSHTGTSHSSLATTPPSTVQGRAPPPPAQRLKSQTSHQLSVGGVPAKSRPPSANLLQSPESAFGGGRQQRGGGGGGGGGLGRQSSGKDNAAPGLPRQQSSVRESGSPQGSGSPATQQSPQQQSQPPAPPPPQQQQQHLLKPNVAKQAPSGLPANERTVAWVSNMPHLSADIESSRMDREDFKLKEYSKSMDESRMDRVREYEEEINCLKERLVMSHKKLEEYERRLLTQEHQTNKILLQYQNRLDDSERRLRQQQQEKDSQIKGIINRLMVVEDEIRGGHVIDSKSRIFSDQGRRPSILAQPRLAAVPHRMSSLADERPEAKWLWRRQMSQALSRDAVG from the exons ATGTCCTATGTTCCCATCCAAG ATGCCAGGTGTGCCATCGCCCCCCCGTCCTACCATCAGCACCgccaccagcagcagcagcagcggttCCAGCGGCAGTTCCCGGGCTTCCCGCCGGCCTACGAGCGCCTCCCGTACGGCCGCCCCCTCCCGTACGAGCCGCCGTCCGACGAGCGCTGGAACGCCCGTCTGCGCGTGAGCCCCGCCGAGCCGCAACCCATGTTGGACCAGGAAGAG ATTCACCCGCTGCTGATGCGCGAGAGGCGCTCCGAGTCGCAGAGGAACAAGCTGCTGCGCCGCACGGTCAGCGTTCCCGTGGAGGGACGCCCGCATCTCGACGTGCAGG ATCAGCGACCCCGGCGGAAGAGCATCGCCACGGGAAAGCAGCCCAGCATGGACGTCCCCCCCAACGTCCCCATCCAACCCTTCCGACAATCG AGTTTCCTGAGCAGGAGGCTGAAGGGCTCCATCAAGAGGGCCAAGAGCCAACCCAAACTGGACCGCAGCAGCAGCTTCCGCCAGATGATCCTGCCCCGCTTCCGCAGCGCCGACCAAGACag GACGCGCTTGATGCAGAGCTTCAGGGAGTCGCACTCGCACGAGTCGCTGCTGTCGCCCAGCGGCGCCGCCGAAGCGCTGGACCTGACGTTGGACGAGGACGCCGTCATCAAGCCCGTCCACTCCAGCATCCTGGGACAGGAGTACTGCTTCGAG GTGACCACCGGCTCGGGGACCAAGTGCTTCGCCTGCCGCTCGGCGGCCGAGAGAGACAAATGGATCGAGAACCTGCAGAGGGCCGTCAAGCCCAACAAG GACAACAGCCGTCGCGTGGACAACGTGCTGAAGCTGTGGATCATCGAGGCGCGAGAGCTGCCCGCCAAGAAGCGCTACTACTGCGAGCTGTGCCTGGACGACATGCTGTACGCCCGCACCACCAGCAAGCCGCGCACCGACACCGTCTTCTGGGGGGAGCACTTTGAGTTCAACAACCTGCCCGCCGTGCGCAACCTGCGCCTGCACCTCTACAAGGAGACCGACAAAAAGAGACGCAAG GAAAAAAGCACGTACCTGGGCCTGGTGATCATCCCCATCTCCAGCGTGACGGGGCGGCAGTTTGTGGAGCAGTGGTACCCGGTCATCCAGCCCAGCGTCCTGAGCAAGGGGGCGGGCGTGGGCGTGAAGATCATCAACGCCTCGCTGCGCCTCAAGTCGCGCTTCCAGACCATGAACATCCTGCCCATGGAGCTGTACAAGGAGTTTGCCGAGTACGTCACCAACAACTACCGCACGCTCTGCGCCGTCCTGGAACCCGTGCTCAGCGTCAAGAGCAAGGAGGAGGTGGCCTGCGCCCTGGTGCACATCCTGCAGAGCACGGGGAAAGCCAAG gACTTCCTGTCGGACATGGCCATGTGCGAGGTGGACCGATTCGTGGACCGGGAACACCTGATCTTTAGAGAGAACACCTTGGCCACCAAAGCCATAGAAGAGTACCTCAAACTGATTGGACACAAGTACCTCAAGGATGCCATCGGTTGGTCCATTGCCGGTCTCGGGCCACTTGGACTGGAACCGGCCGGGCTCAATCCCTTTTGTTGTCGTTGTCCTGCAGGAGAGTTCATCCGCGCCTTGTACGAGTCGGAGGAGAACTGCGAGGTGGACCCGGCGCGGACCCCCCCCTCGGTCTTGGCCGATCACCAGGCCAACCTGAGGATGTGCTGCGAGCTGGCCCTCTGCAAGATCCTCAATTCGCAATG CGTGTTCCCCCGCGAGCTGAAGGAAGTGTTTGCGTCGTGGCGCGCCCGCTGCGGCGAGCGCGGGCGCGAGGACATCGCCGAGCGTCTGATCAGCGGCTCGCTCTTCCTGCGCTTCCTGTGTCCGGCCATCATGTCGCCGTCGCTCTTCAACCTGACGCAGGAATATCCCGACGAGCAGACCAGTCGCACCCTCACGCTCATCGCCAAAGTGCTACAGAATTTGGCCAACTTTTGCAA GTTCGGCTTGAAAGAAGACCACATGTGCTTCATGAACGAGTTTGTGGAGCTGGAGTGGGGCTCCGTGCAGCACTTCCTCTACGACGTCTCCAACGCCGACGGGGCCGGGAACGCCGGCGCCTTCGAGGGCTACGTGGACCTGGGACGCGAGCTCTCCGTGCTGCACGGGCTCCTTTGGGAGGCCGTGTCCCAGTTGGGCAAG GACGCCATGGTCAAGCTGGGCCCCCTGCCGCGCCTCCTCAACGACATCAGCGTGGCGCTCCGCAACCCGCACCTCCAGCGGCAGCCCAGCCACCGGGCCGGCGAGCGCCCCTCCTTTGAGCGCCCCTCCTTTGAGCGCCCCTCCTTTGAGCGCCCCTCCTTCGAGCGCGCCCCCTCCTCCGACTTGCGCAACCTGGTGGCGAGGGACCTCAACAg ctccATGGACACCAGCCGTTTGCCTTCACCCACCTCCACGGGCGGCTTGATGGCGCCCCGCTCGCAAAGCAGCTTCCAGGAGCGCTTCCTGCGGCGCGAGGCGTCCAAAGAGGCGTACTACGCCTCGCGTCCCCCGCTGGCCCGCTCCAGCCCCGCCTACTGCACCAGCAGCTCCGACATCACGGAACCCGACGGCAAG AATCCCCTCTTTCACctggcgacggcggcggcggcggcagacgGACCCCGCCAGAGGCCACGCCCGCAGCAGCGGCAGTCGACTCAGTCGCAGCGGGCTCAGCCCCCCGCTCCCCTGCTGCTGACCCCCGAACCTGCCGGCTACGTGCAGCAGTTTGCCCACGGGGGCTTCTCCCGCAGCGAGGACCTGTCCACGCTACGCGGGCGCGACGGGCGCGACGGGCGCGGCGGTCATCTGGGCCAGCCCGCCATCATCCACTCGCACAGCTACAGCGACGACTTTGCCCGACGGCAGATGTCCGTGCACGCGCAG GATCACCAAACCACGGGCCTGACGTCGCACACGGGCACCTCCCACTCGTCCCTGGCCACCACGCCTCCCTCCACGGTGCAAGGCCGAGCTCCGCCCCCTCCCGCCCAACGCCTCAAATCCCAGACGTCCCACCAGCTGTCGGTCGGGGGCGTCCCGGCCAAGTCCCGGCCGCCGAGCGCCAACCTCCTGCAGTCGCCCGAGTCGGCCTTCGGTGGCGGGCGGCAGcagcgtggcggcggcggcggcggcgggggcggacTCGGCCGGCAGTCCTCCGGCAAGGACAACGCGGCGCCGGGGCTGCCCCGCCAGCAGAGCTCGGTGCGGGAGTCGGGGAGTCCCCAGGGGAGCGGCAGCCCCGCCACGCAACAGTCGCCCCAGCAGCAGTCCCagccgccggcgccgccgccgccacagcagcagcagcagcatctgCTCAAGCCCAACGTGGCCAAACAG GCGCCTTCGGGTCTTCCGGCCAACGAACGGACGGTGGCCTGGGTGTCCAACATGCCTCACCTGTCGGCGGACATTGAGAGTTCGCGCATGGACCGCGAGGACTTTAAACTCAAGGAGTACTCCAAGAGCATGGACGAGTCGCGCATGGACAGG GTGCGCGAGTACGAGGAGGAGATCAACTGCCTGAAGGAACGTCTGGTGATGTCGCACAAGAAGCTGGAGGAGTACGAGCGGCGCCTGCTGACGCAGGAGCACCAGACCAACAAAATCCTGCTGCAGTACCAGAACCGGCTGGACGACAGCGAGCGCCGTCTTCGCCAGCAGCAGCAGGAGAAGGATTCGCAGATTAAAGGCATCATCAACAG
- the syngap1b gene encoding synaptic Ras GTPase activating protein 1b isoform X4, whose translation MSYVPIQDARCAIAPPSYHQHRHQQQQQRFQRQFPGFPPAYERLPYGRPLPYEPPSDERWNARLRVSPAEPQPMLDQEEIHPLLMRERRSESQRNKLLRRTVSVPVEGRPHLDVQDQRPRRKSIATGKQPSMDVPPNVPIQPFRQSSFLSRRLKGSIKRAKSQPKLDRSSSFRQMILPRFRSADQDRTRLMQSFRESHSHESLLSPSGAAEALDLTLDEDAVIKPVHSSILGQEYCFEVTTGSGTKCFACRSAAERDKWIENLQRAVKPNKDNSRRVDNVLKLWIIEARELPAKKRYYCELCLDDMLYARTTSKPRTDTVFWGEHFEFNNLPAVRNLRLHLYKETDKKRRKEKSTYLGLVIIPISSVTGRQFVEQWYPVIQPSVLSKGAGVGVKIINASLRLKSRFQTMNILPMELYKEFAEYVTNNYRTLCAVLEPVLSVKSKEEVACALVHILQSTGKAKDFLSDMAMCEVDRFVDREHLIFRENTLATKAIEEYLKLIGHKYLKDAIGEFIRALYESEENCEVDPARTPPSVLADHQANLRMCCELALCKILNSQCVFPRELKEVFASWRARCGERGREDIAERLISGSLFLRFLCPAIMSPSLFNLTQEYPDEQTSRTLTLIAKVLQNLANFCKFGLKEDHMCFMNEFVELEWGSVQHFLYDVSNADGAGNAGAFEGYVDLGRELSVLHGLLWEAVSQLGKDAMVKLGPLPRLLNDISVALRNPHLQRQPSHRAGERPSFERPSFERPSFERPSFERAPSSDLRNLVARDLNSSMDTSRLPSPTSTGGLMAPRSQSSFQERFLRREASKEAYYASRPPLARSSPAYCTSSSDITEPDGKDSRMNSVSHLQSVDMLNSSHGTGSFGGPGGGGGGGGGGGGGRSSAGSGRLLAAAASVATADSLSRQQQLQAAAMRYPLSFQNPLFHLATAAAAADGPRQRPRPQQRQSTQSQRAQPPAPLLLTPEPAGYVQQFAHGGFSRSEDLSTLRGRDGRDGRGGHLGQPAIIHSHSYSDDFARRQMSVHAQDHQTTGLTSHTGTSHSSLATTPPSTVQGRAPPPPAQRLKSQTSHQLSVGGVPAKSRPPSANLLQSPESAFGGGRQQRGGGGGGGGGLGRQSSGKDNAAPGLPRQQSSVRESGSPQGSGSPATQQSPQQQSQPPAPPPPQQQQQHLLKPNVAKQAPSGLPANERTVAWVSNMPHLSADIESSRMDREDFKLKEYSKSMDESRMDRVREYEEEINCLKERLVMSHKKLEEYERRLLTQEHQTNKILLQYQNRLDDSERRLRQQQQEKDSQIKGIINRLMVVEDEIRGGHVIDSKSRIFSDQGRRPSILAQPRLAAVPHRMSSLADERPEAKWLWRRQMSQALSRDAVG comes from the exons ATGTCCTATGTTCCCATCCAAG ATGCCAGGTGTGCCATCGCCCCCCCGTCCTACCATCAGCACCgccaccagcagcagcagcagcggttCCAGCGGCAGTTCCCGGGCTTCCCGCCGGCCTACGAGCGCCTCCCGTACGGCCGCCCCCTCCCGTACGAGCCGCCGTCCGACGAGCGCTGGAACGCCCGTCTGCGCGTGAGCCCCGCCGAGCCGCAACCCATGTTGGACCAGGAAGAG ATTCACCCGCTGCTGATGCGCGAGAGGCGCTCCGAGTCGCAGAGGAACAAGCTGCTGCGCCGCACGGTCAGCGTTCCCGTGGAGGGACGCCCGCATCTCGACGTGCAGG ATCAGCGACCCCGGCGGAAGAGCATCGCCACGGGAAAGCAGCCCAGCATGGACGTCCCCCCCAACGTCCCCATCCAACCCTTCCGACAATCG AGTTTCCTGAGCAGGAGGCTGAAGGGCTCCATCAAGAGGGCCAAGAGCCAACCCAAACTGGACCGCAGCAGCAGCTTCCGCCAGATGATCCTGCCCCGCTTCCGCAGCGCCGACCAAGACag GACGCGCTTGATGCAGAGCTTCAGGGAGTCGCACTCGCACGAGTCGCTGCTGTCGCCCAGCGGCGCCGCCGAAGCGCTGGACCTGACGTTGGACGAGGACGCCGTCATCAAGCCCGTCCACTCCAGCATCCTGGGACAGGAGTACTGCTTCGAG GTGACCACCGGCTCGGGGACCAAGTGCTTCGCCTGCCGCTCGGCGGCCGAGAGAGACAAATGGATCGAGAACCTGCAGAGGGCCGTCAAGCCCAACAAG GACAACAGCCGTCGCGTGGACAACGTGCTGAAGCTGTGGATCATCGAGGCGCGAGAGCTGCCCGCCAAGAAGCGCTACTACTGCGAGCTGTGCCTGGACGACATGCTGTACGCCCGCACCACCAGCAAGCCGCGCACCGACACCGTCTTCTGGGGGGAGCACTTTGAGTTCAACAACCTGCCCGCCGTGCGCAACCTGCGCCTGCACCTCTACAAGGAGACCGACAAAAAGAGACGCAAG GAAAAAAGCACGTACCTGGGCCTGGTGATCATCCCCATCTCCAGCGTGACGGGGCGGCAGTTTGTGGAGCAGTGGTACCCGGTCATCCAGCCCAGCGTCCTGAGCAAGGGGGCGGGCGTGGGCGTGAAGATCATCAACGCCTCGCTGCGCCTCAAGTCGCGCTTCCAGACCATGAACATCCTGCCCATGGAGCTGTACAAGGAGTTTGCCGAGTACGTCACCAACAACTACCGCACGCTCTGCGCCGTCCTGGAACCCGTGCTCAGCGTCAAGAGCAAGGAGGAGGTGGCCTGCGCCCTGGTGCACATCCTGCAGAGCACGGGGAAAGCCAAG gACTTCCTGTCGGACATGGCCATGTGCGAGGTGGACCGATTCGTGGACCGGGAACACCTGATCTTTAGAGAGAACACCTTGGCCACCAAAGCCATAGAAGAGTACCTCAAACTGATTGGACACAAGTACCTCAAGGATGCCATCG GAGAGTTCATCCGCGCCTTGTACGAGTCGGAGGAGAACTGCGAGGTGGACCCGGCGCGGACCCCCCCCTCGGTCTTGGCCGATCACCAGGCCAACCTGAGGATGTGCTGCGAGCTGGCCCTCTGCAAGATCCTCAATTCGCAATG CGTGTTCCCCCGCGAGCTGAAGGAAGTGTTTGCGTCGTGGCGCGCCCGCTGCGGCGAGCGCGGGCGCGAGGACATCGCCGAGCGTCTGATCAGCGGCTCGCTCTTCCTGCGCTTCCTGTGTCCGGCCATCATGTCGCCGTCGCTCTTCAACCTGACGCAGGAATATCCCGACGAGCAGACCAGTCGCACCCTCACGCTCATCGCCAAAGTGCTACAGAATTTGGCCAACTTTTGCAA GTTCGGCTTGAAAGAAGACCACATGTGCTTCATGAACGAGTTTGTGGAGCTGGAGTGGGGCTCCGTGCAGCACTTCCTCTACGACGTCTCCAACGCCGACGGGGCCGGGAACGCCGGCGCCTTCGAGGGCTACGTGGACCTGGGACGCGAGCTCTCCGTGCTGCACGGGCTCCTTTGGGAGGCCGTGTCCCAGTTGGGCAAG GACGCCATGGTCAAGCTGGGCCCCCTGCCGCGCCTCCTCAACGACATCAGCGTGGCGCTCCGCAACCCGCACCTCCAGCGGCAGCCCAGCCACCGGGCCGGCGAGCGCCCCTCCTTTGAGCGCCCCTCCTTTGAGCGCCCCTCCTTTGAGCGCCCCTCCTTCGAGCGCGCCCCCTCCTCCGACTTGCGCAACCTGGTGGCGAGGGACCTCAACAg ctccATGGACACCAGCCGTTTGCCTTCACCCACCTCCACGGGCGGCTTGATGGCGCCCCGCTCGCAAAGCAGCTTCCAGGAGCGCTTCCTGCGGCGCGAGGCGTCCAAAGAGGCGTACTACGCCTCGCGTCCCCCGCTGGCCCGCTCCAGCCCCGCCTACTGCACCAGCAGCTCCGACATCACGGAACCCGACGGCAAG GATTCCCGAATGAACAGCGTGTCTCACCTGCAGTCGGTGGACATGCTCAACTCCTCCCACGGCACGGGCAGCTTTGGGGGgcccggcggcggtggcggcggcggcggcggcggcggtggcggcaggTCGTCGGCCGGCTCCGGCCGGCTgctggccgccgccgcctcggTCGCCACCGCCGACTCGCTGTCCCGCCAGCAACAACTGCAGGCCGCCGCCATGCGCTACCCGCTTTCCTTCCAGAATCCCCTCTTTCACctggcgacggcggcggcggcggcagacgGACCCCGCCAGAGGCCACGCCCGCAGCAGCGGCAGTCGACTCAGTCGCAGCGGGCTCAGCCCCCCGCTCCCCTGCTGCTGACCCCCGAACCTGCCGGCTACGTGCAGCAGTTTGCCCACGGGGGCTTCTCCCGCAGCGAGGACCTGTCCACGCTACGCGGGCGCGACGGGCGCGACGGGCGCGGCGGTCATCTGGGCCAGCCCGCCATCATCCACTCGCACAGCTACAGCGACGACTTTGCCCGACGGCAGATGTCCGTGCACGCGCAG GATCACCAAACCACGGGCCTGACGTCGCACACGGGCACCTCCCACTCGTCCCTGGCCACCACGCCTCCCTCCACGGTGCAAGGCCGAGCTCCGCCCCCTCCCGCCCAACGCCTCAAATCCCAGACGTCCCACCAGCTGTCGGTCGGGGGCGTCCCGGCCAAGTCCCGGCCGCCGAGCGCCAACCTCCTGCAGTCGCCCGAGTCGGCCTTCGGTGGCGGGCGGCAGcagcgtggcggcggcggcggcggcgggggcggacTCGGCCGGCAGTCCTCCGGCAAGGACAACGCGGCGCCGGGGCTGCCCCGCCAGCAGAGCTCGGTGCGGGAGTCGGGGAGTCCCCAGGGGAGCGGCAGCCCCGCCACGCAACAGTCGCCCCAGCAGCAGTCCCagccgccggcgccgccgccgccacagcagcagcagcagcatctgCTCAAGCCCAACGTGGCCAAACAG GCGCCTTCGGGTCTTCCGGCCAACGAACGGACGGTGGCCTGGGTGTCCAACATGCCTCACCTGTCGGCGGACATTGAGAGTTCGCGCATGGACCGCGAGGACTTTAAACTCAAGGAGTACTCCAAGAGCATGGACGAGTCGCGCATGGACAGG GTGCGCGAGTACGAGGAGGAGATCAACTGCCTGAAGGAACGTCTGGTGATGTCGCACAAGAAGCTGGAGGAGTACGAGCGGCGCCTGCTGACGCAGGAGCACCAGACCAACAAAATCCTGCTGCAGTACCAGAACCGGCTGGACGACAGCGAGCGCCGTCTTCGCCAGCAGCAGCAGGAGAAGGATTCGCAGATTAAAGGCATCATCAACAG